The genomic region GCACCTCCGCGGCGACCTCCCCCGTGCGGTCGAGGCCCGCGCGCAGTTCGGCCACCTTGGCGGTGTTCACATCGAACCCGACCGTGTCCGGGAACTGGCGGGCGAAGGCCAGGGCCACGGGCAAGCCCACATAGCCCAATCCGATGACGGCAACTTTTTCATTCATCCGCTTGGCTCATTTCTGTCAGCAATCAGGAGGTGCCCTTATTGTTCTCCAGCCAGGCTTGAAACATCAAGACGCACCAGAGTTCGTGCTGGGCGTTGACGCGACCGGACAGATGGGCCTGCCAGCGCTCTCGCACGGGCTCTGCCCGGAAAAAGCCTTCCTGGCGCAGGCGGGCGGGGTCGAGCAGGCTCTCGGCCCAGTCGCGCAGCGGGCCGCGCAGCCAGCTGTCGAGCGGCACGCCGAAGCCCATCTTGGGGCGCTCGATCAGGCTGCGCGGCACGTAGCGGTCCAGCACCTGGCGCAGCAGCCATTTTCCCACGCCGTCTTGCAGCTTGTAGGCCAGTGGCAGCCGCCAGGCAAATTCCACCACCCGGTGGTCCAGAAAGGGCACGCGCGTTTCGAGGCTCACGCCCATGGCCGCGCGGTCGACCTTGCACAGGATGTCATCCGGCAGGTAGGTGACCAGGTCACTGGCCATCATGTCCTGCACGAAGTGCCCCGTTTCCGGCAGCGACC from Candidatus Sericytochromatia bacterium harbors:
- a CDS encoding asparagine synthase C-terminal domain-containing protein, with amino-acid sequence LPARLASAGIGDKLHKGATVMTAGSTADLYGKLVSIWQHPERVIEGLTPPAPGAAWSLPETGHFVQDMMASDLVTYLPDDILCKVDRAAMGVSLETRVPFLDHRVVEFAWRLPLAYKLQDGVGKWLLRQVLDRYVPRSLIERPKMGFGVPLDSWLRGPLRDWAESLLDPARLRQEGFFRAEPVRERWQAHLSGRVNAQHELWCVLMFQAWLENNKGTS